From Armatimonadota bacterium, a single genomic window includes:
- a CDS encoding AAA family ATPase codes for MYLKRLELAGFKTFADRTVVEFSPGITAIVGPNGSGKSNLQDAVRWALGEPNVRALRGARTEDIIFAGSEGRRAHGLAEVTLTLDNADRALPLDFSEISVTRRATRGGESEFLLNRVPCRLRDIQMLFLGTGLGGRSYAMVGQGEVDAVLNASPQERRLWLEEAAGLARYKRRRAESLRRLEHAAQHLQRLGDLLGELRAQHAHLAEQAAAARQYRDYTAEIAALEQGLLADEGRRLQQAQRRLAAQVASARTRLDEVTARAAQALKAAEALAARREVLARQWEALQQERLTLTEHRAAADAGVERARRRLEEQQREESRLRAEAAQAAEELAQVEEALAALEHARGEAERAAEALRAQLSSRPGTPEMGGTPGGGMTGDPIGAQLSVLAPGEPGAPDLRPALRRAVEEAQARREAAVQRQRQAAERLAAADAALEALARQAEAALERLRRAEARAAQAADAEGAAAERLHHAEEYLAAARTARAAREAARAEAEAALRAAEARSRAAEVAVERLESRLQALQEAGPTGAEGEARALLQAMDEVTRAGLLGLLAEQVTVDARARAAVEAVLGPRLFALMTADFAAAAPAVAAARRVGVNATFLPLADLRPRSADVHPQTTTSELPQVSGLLGPAVAFVSAPPPADRAVAALLGDALIAETLDAARIVRRQWPGPVATVAGEVLWPDGAVTVSGGAAVDASPPGRQDLPGRQGVPGRRDLLGRQDLLAEAERELAQARAAYADAEAARGAAVRALEDAAAALSAADQEVAALEREVAEAAAHLEAVRRERAHLPSAAAEARSDAQGLQAQVEEVRRTRAALADEVAAAGEEAAAAAEALAVAERALDAAERAVEQDRAHVERLRLRLAELEARLEGLRQRREDFTRARETLARRHARLLEGAGLLAESSRDLAAELAEVERGRDELVAGAEALRMRLEALEAERAEAASAQAAAQETVKGLEAEVHEAEGALHRLEVRAAQAAAEWETLLRRVREDLGTTWEAVADVRLPLPREEAQGRLEALRGLVAALGAVNLRAIEEQEQLAARIAVLEGQVDDLHEARATLLRLVAHLDGVLRVRFRETFEAVSAEFGRLFVRLFEGGEARLELVQPADPEGAEGTEGSAEPGLEVVVRLPGKAMRPLGMLSGGERVLVALSLLFAMLRVHPSPFCVFDEVEAALDDANTRRFTTLLRDLAERTQIVIITHNKGTMEVADVLYGVTMQEPGVSTVLSVRLSDRPTAPALAG; via the coding sequence ATGTACCTGAAGCGCCTCGAGCTCGCGGGGTTCAAGACCTTCGCCGACCGCACGGTGGTCGAGTTCTCCCCCGGGATCACCGCCATCGTCGGCCCCAACGGCAGCGGCAAGAGCAACCTGCAGGACGCGGTGCGCTGGGCCCTCGGGGAGCCCAACGTGCGGGCGCTGCGCGGGGCCCGCACCGAGGACATCATCTTCGCCGGCAGCGAGGGGCGGCGCGCCCACGGCCTGGCCGAGGTCACCCTCACCCTGGACAACGCCGACCGGGCGCTGCCCCTCGACTTCAGCGAGATCAGCGTCACGCGCCGCGCCACCCGGGGCGGGGAGAGCGAGTTCCTGCTCAACCGCGTCCCCTGCCGCCTGCGGGACATCCAGATGCTCTTCCTGGGGACGGGGCTGGGCGGGCGCTCCTACGCCATGGTGGGCCAGGGCGAGGTGGACGCCGTCCTCAACGCCTCCCCCCAGGAGCGGCGCCTGTGGCTGGAGGAGGCGGCCGGCCTGGCCCGCTACAAGCGCCGCCGCGCCGAGAGCCTGCGGCGGCTGGAGCACGCCGCCCAGCACCTGCAGCGCCTCGGCGACCTGCTCGGGGAGCTGCGGGCACAGCACGCCCACCTGGCCGAGCAGGCCGCGGCGGCGCGGCAGTACCGGGACTACACCGCGGAGATCGCCGCCCTGGAGCAGGGGCTCCTCGCCGACGAGGGACGCCGGCTGCAACAGGCGCAGCGGCGCCTGGCCGCCCAGGTCGCCTCGGCTCGGACCCGCCTGGACGAGGTCACCGCCCGCGCGGCGCAGGCGCTCAAGGCGGCCGAGGCGCTGGCCGCCCGTCGCGAGGTGCTGGCCCGCCAGTGGGAGGCGCTGCAGCAGGAGCGGTTGACGCTGACGGAACACCGCGCGGCGGCAGACGCGGGCGTGGAGCGCGCCCGCCGGCGCCTGGAGGAGCAGCAGCGCGAGGAATCGCGCCTGCGGGCCGAGGCGGCCCAGGCGGCCGAGGAGCTGGCCCAGGTCGAGGAGGCGCTGGCGGCGCTCGAGCACGCCCGAGGGGAGGCGGAGCGCGCCGCCGAGGCGCTGCGCGCCCAGCTCTCCTCCCGTCCCGGTACGCCGGAGATGGGCGGGACTCCCGGCGGCGGGATGACGGGCGACCCCATCGGGGCGCAGCTGTCGGTACTGGCCCCGGGGGAGCCCGGAGCTCCCGACCTGCGGCCAGCGCTGCGACGGGCGGTGGAGGAGGCGCAGGCCCGCCGTGAGGCGGCGGTCCAGCGGCAGCGCCAGGCCGCTGAGCGGCTGGCGGCGGCGGACGCCGCCCTGGAGGCGCTCGCGCGCCAGGCCGAGGCGGCCCTGGAGCGGCTCCGGCGGGCCGAAGCGCGGGCGGCGCAGGCCGCCGACGCGGAAGGCGCGGCGGCAGAGCGCCTGCATCACGCGGAGGAGTACCTGGCCGCCGCCCGCACGGCGCGGGCGGCGCGGGAGGCGGCACGGGCAGAGGCGGAGGCGGCGCTGCGGGCCGCGGAGGCCCGGTCGCGGGCGGCCGAGGTGGCGGTGGAGCGCCTGGAGTCGCGCCTCCAGGCGCTGCAGGAGGCGGGCCCGACCGGTGCAGAGGGCGAGGCCCGTGCCCTGCTGCAGGCGATGGACGAGGTCACCCGCGCGGGGCTCCTCGGGCTGTTGGCCGAGCAGGTGACGGTGGACGCCCGGGCGCGGGCGGCGGTGGAGGCCGTGCTGGGCCCGCGCCTCTTCGCTCTGATGACCGCCGACTTCGCCGCCGCCGCGCCCGCCGTGGCCGCCGCACGCCGCGTGGGGGTGAACGCGACCTTCCTGCCGCTCGCCGATCTGCGCCCTCGGTCCGCCGATGTGCACCCTCAGACGACCACCAGTGAGCTTCCTCAGGTGTCCGGCCTGCTGGGCCCGGCGGTGGCCTTCGTCAGCGCCCCGCCACCGGCGGACCGCGCCGTGGCTGCGCTGCTCGGCGACGCCCTGATCGCCGAGACGCTGGACGCTGCACGAATCGTCCGCCGGCAGTGGCCCGGTCCCGTGGCCACGGTGGCCGGCGAGGTCCTCTGGCCCGACGGGGCCGTCACCGTGAGCGGTGGGGCCGCAGTCGACGCCTCGCCGCCGGGCCGGCAGGACCTCCCGGGCCGGCAGGGTGTCCCGGGCCGGCGGGACCTCCTGGGCCGGCAGGACCTGCTGGCCGAAGCGGAGCGGGAGCTCGCGCAGGCACGCGCGGCGTACGCGGATGCGGAAGCCGCGCGCGGGGCCGCCGTGCGGGCCCTGGAGGATGCCGCGGCAGCACTCTCTGCAGCCGATCAGGAGGTGGCGGCGCTGGAGCGGGAGGTGGCGGAGGCGGCCGCCCACCTGGAGGCGGTCCGGCGCGAGCGCGCGCACCTGCCCTCCGCAGCCGCAGAGGCCCGCAGCGACGCGCAGGGCCTGCAGGCGCAGGTCGAGGAGGTGCGTCGCACGCGTGCGGCGCTGGCCGACGAGGTCGCCGCTGCCGGAGAGGAGGCGGCGGCCGCCGCCGAGGCCCTGGCGGTGGCAGAGCGGGCCCTGGACGCGGCGGAGCGGGCGGTGGAGCAGGACCGGGCCCACGTCGAGCGCCTGCGGCTGCGCCTGGCCGAGCTGGAGGCCCGGCTGGAGGGGCTCCGCCAGCGGCGCGAGGACTTCACCCGCGCGCGCGAGACCCTGGCCCGTCGCCACGCCAGACTGCTGGAGGGAGCGGGCCTGCTGGCCGAGAGCAGCCGCGACCTGGCCGCCGAGCTGGCCGAGGTGGAGCGCGGCCGCGACGAGCTCGTCGCCGGGGCCGAGGCGCTGCGCATGCGCCTCGAGGCGCTCGAGGCGGAGCGGGCGGAGGCGGCCTCCGCCCAGGCGGCCGCCCAGGAGACTGTGAAGGGGCTCGAAGCGGAGGTGCACGAAGCGGAGGGGGCCCTCCACCGCCTGGAGGTGCGCGCCGCCCAGGCCGCGGCGGAGTGGGAGACGCTCCTGCGCCGCGTGCGCGAGGACCTCGGCACGACGTGGGAGGCGGTGGCGGACGTGCGCCTGCCGCTGCCGCGGGAGGAGGCGCAGGGGCGGCTCGAGGCGCTGCGCGGGCTCGTGGCGGCCCTCGGCGCCGTGAACCTGCGGGCCATCGAGGAGCAGGAGCAGCTGGCCGCGCGCATCGCCGTGCTCGAAGGGCAGGTGGACGACCTGCACGAAGCGCGCGCCACCCTCCTGCGCCTGGTGGCCCACCTGGACGGGGTGCTGCGGGTGCGCTTCCGGGAGACCTTCGAGGCGGTCTCCGCCGAGTTCGGGCGCCTCTTCGTGCGCCTCTTCGAGGGCGGCGAAGCCCGCCTCGAGCTCGTGCAGCCCGCAGACCCCGAGGGGGCAGAGGGGACGGAGGGGAGCGCCGAGCCGGGGCTCGAGGTGGTCGTGCGCCTCCCCGGCAAGGCGATGCGGCCGCTGGGGATGCTCTCCGGCGGGGAGCGCGTGCTGGTGGCGCTCAGCCTGCTGTTCGCCATGCTGCGCGTCCACCCGAGCCCGTTCTGCGTCTTCGACGAGGTCGAGGCCGCGCTCGACGACGCCAACACCCGCCGCTTCACCACGCTGCTGCGCGACCTGGCCGAGCGCACCCAGATCGTCATCATCACCCACAACAAGGGGACGATGGAGGTCGCCGACGTGCTGTACGGGGTGACGATGCAGGAGCCCGGCGTCTCCACCGTGCTCTCGGTGCGCCTGAGCGACCGTCCGACGGCGCCGGCGCTGGCCGGCTGA
- a CDS encoding DUF5658 family protein, giving the protein MARPEILRRIWRWYWALLLANALDLLFTYTAVERGVEEANVLLRPILLTPWPAVAKFTALGLLAGGLLLLVWQGGRAGRVLVMVRATALVYLLVVGFHLLGLLLTT; this is encoded by the coding sequence ATGGCGCGGCCGGAGATCCTGCGCCGGATCTGGCGCTGGTACTGGGCGTTGCTCCTGGCGAACGCACTCGACCTGCTCTTCACCTACACGGCGGTCGAGCGCGGCGTCGAGGAGGCCAACGTCCTGCTGCGGCCCATCCTGCTCACCCCCTGGCCGGCCGTGGCCAAGTTCACGGCGCTCGGCCTGCTGGCCGGTGGGCTGCTCCTGCTGGTCTGGCAGGGCGGCCGGGCGGGGCGCGTGCTGGTGATGGTGCGGGCCACAGCGCTCGTCTACCTGCTGGTCGTCGGCTTCCACCTCCTGGGCCTGCTCCTCACGACGTAG
- a CDS encoding STAS domain-containing protein, translating into MPAVQGGFTSTFVEGIPLVEVRGDLDLTNVREFERVLERAARTDRHGVIVSLAGTAYFDSKGVHALLRFAERLATTRQRLMVVAPRGESARRILEIAGVVELMPIYESVQAALGSVHHQFPDR; encoded by the coding sequence ATGCCCGCCGTGCAGGGAGGGTTTACCAGCACGTTCGTCGAGGGGATTCCCCTGGTGGAGGTGCGCGGCGACCTCGACCTGACCAACGTGCGGGAGTTCGAGCGAGTCCTGGAGCGGGCCGCCCGCACCGACCGCCACGGCGTCATCGTCTCGCTGGCCGGGACGGCCTACTTCGACAGCAAGGGCGTGCACGCGCTCCTGCGCTTTGCCGAGCGGCTGGCCACTACCCGGCAGCGCCTGATGGTCGTCGCCCCGCGCGGCGAGTCGGCCCGGCGCATCCTGGAGATCGCCGGCGTAGTCGAGCTCATGCCCATCTACGAGTCGGTCCAGGCGGCCCTCGGCTCGGTCCACCACCAGTTCCCTGACCGATAG
- a CDS encoding glycosyltransferase produces MSAAPPHRLTVAMVTESYVPRVSGVVHAVRSLTAALRATGHRVLVVAPRYPGHTDTEPDVLRLPSFLPPGQPDFPLALPARRRVARTLAAAGVAVVHAHSPFIVGRLALGVARRLRAPVVFTHHTLYHEYVHYVPWVHPALSRRLVLRYTAAFARRCHHIIAPSRYVADLLRAQGVGTPVTVMPSSGVDVEAIGAIDRAAARARLAPGWAPLLVTVSRLAPEKSVEQVLRAFRQVVDGQEAYLLIVGDGPSRGGLEALAADLALGGRVRFTGALPHEEALAAMAAADLFVFASQTETQGLVLVEAMAAGTPVVAVARGGAPEVVTYGVTGLVVEPDPAALAAAVRGLLADPERRAQMGARAREAARAYATPAVAARLAALYEEVLRRTRVDAPHRS; encoded by the coding sequence GTGTCCGCCGCCCCTCCGCACCGCCTCACCGTGGCCATGGTCACGGAGTCCTACGTCCCACGCGTGAGCGGGGTCGTGCACGCCGTGCGCTCGCTCACCGCCGCCTTGCGGGCCACCGGTCACCGCGTCCTCGTGGTGGCCCCGCGCTACCCCGGCCACACCGACACCGAGCCGGACGTGCTGCGGTTGCCGTCCTTCCTGCCGCCGGGGCAGCCGGACTTCCCCCTGGCCCTGCCGGCCCGCCGGCGGGTGGCCCGGACCCTGGCCGCCGCCGGGGTGGCGGTGGTGCACGCGCACTCGCCCTTCATCGTCGGCCGGCTGGCGCTGGGGGTGGCGCGGCGGCTGCGCGCGCCGGTCGTCTTCACCCACCACACCCTCTACCACGAGTACGTCCACTACGTGCCGTGGGTGCACCCGGCGCTCAGCCGCCGCCTCGTGCTGCGCTACACGGCGGCCTTCGCCCGGCGCTGCCACCACATCATCGCCCCGTCGCGCTACGTGGCCGACCTCCTCCGCGCCCAGGGCGTCGGGACGCCGGTCACCGTGATGCCGTCGTCCGGGGTGGACGTGGAGGCCATCGGCGCCATCGACCGGGCGGCGGCACGGGCGCGGCTCGCCCCAGGCTGGGCCCCGCTCCTCGTCACCGTCAGCCGGCTGGCCCCGGAGAAGTCGGTGGAGCAGGTGCTGCGCGCCTTCCGGCAGGTTGTCGACGGGCAGGAGGCGTATCTGCTCATTGTCGGCGACGGCCCCAGCCGGGGCGGGCTCGAGGCGCTGGCTGCCGACCTGGCGCTGGGCGGGCGCGTCCGCTTCACCGGCGCCCTGCCGCACGAGGAGGCCCTGGCGGCGATGGCCGCGGCCGACCTCTTCGTCTTTGCGTCCCAGACCGAGACGCAGGGCCTCGTGCTGGTGGAGGCGATGGCCGCGGGTACGCCGGTCGTGGCGGTCGCGCGCGGCGGCGCCCCCGAGGTGGTGACGTACGGGGTGACCGGGCTCGTGGTGGAGCCCGACCCCGCGGCGCTGGCCGCGGCCGTGCGGGGCCTGCTGGCCGACCCCGAGCGGCGCGCGCAGATGGGGGCCCGCGCGCGGGAGGCCGCGCGGGCCTATGCCACGCCGGCCGTGGCCGCCCGGCTGGCGGCGCTCTACGAGGAGGTCCTGAGGCGCACGCGCGTCGACGCGCCCCACCGTTCCTAG
- a CDS encoding Gfo/Idh/MocA family oxidoreductase translates to MTLRWGILSTARIGVRRVIPAILRTPRCAVVAVASRDPTRAREVADRFAIPRVHAGYQALLDDPEVDAVYNPLPNSLHAPWTTRALDAGKHVLCEKPLALDAREAQAMADAARTARRVLLEAFMYRFHPQVERMVALVREGAVGRPWLVRAAFTFTVHSPDDIRLRADLGGGGLMDVGCYGVNASRLVLGEPVWARAAAQVEGDVDVRLAALLGFPGGAAAQVDCGLRAPYRQSVEVVGEEGTITLARPFQPEEEPTVVHLRRGDEGMPIEISGTNQYVRMVEHFTACALDGLPPRFPPEEAVQNMRAIDLIRAAAGLGAPGRGPAP, encoded by the coding sequence GTGACCCTGCGCTGGGGCATCCTCAGCACCGCACGCATCGGGGTGCGCCGGGTGATCCCGGCCATTCTGCGCACCCCGCGCTGCGCCGTCGTGGCCGTGGCCAGCCGCGACCCGACCCGGGCCCGCGAGGTGGCCGACCGCTTCGCCATCCCCCGGGTCCACGCCGGCTACCAGGCCCTCCTCGACGACCCCGAGGTGGACGCTGTCTACAACCCGCTCCCCAACAGCCTCCACGCCCCCTGGACGACCCGGGCCCTCGACGCCGGCAAGCACGTCCTGTGCGAGAAGCCGCTCGCCCTCGACGCCCGGGAGGCCCAGGCGATGGCCGACGCGGCGCGGACAGCGAGACGGGTCCTGCTGGAGGCCTTCATGTACCGCTTCCACCCGCAGGTGGAGCGGATGGTCGCGCTGGTGCGCGAGGGCGCCGTCGGCCGGCCGTGGCTGGTGCGGGCGGCCTTCACCTTCACCGTGCACAGCCCCGACGACATCCGGCTGCGCGCCGACCTGGGCGGCGGCGGGCTCATGGACGTGGGGTGCTACGGGGTGAACGCGAGCCGCCTAGTGCTGGGCGAGCCGGTGTGGGCCCGGGCGGCGGCGCAGGTGGAGGGCGACGTGGACGTGCGCCTGGCCGCCCTGCTGGGCTTCCCGGGTGGCGCGGCGGCCCAGGTGGACTGCGGGCTGCGCGCACCCTACCGCCAGAGTGTGGAGGTCGTCGGGGAGGAGGGCACGATCACGCTGGCGCGCCCCTTCCAGCCGGAAGAAGAGCCCACGGTGGTCCACCTGCGCCGAGGCGACGAGGGGATGCCCATCGAGATTTCGGGGACCAACCAGTACGTGCGCATGGTCGAGCACTTCACCGCCTGCGCGCTCGACGGCCTTCCCCCGCGCTTCCCTCCGGAGGAGGCCGTCCAGAACATGCGGGCGATCGACCTGATCCGTGCAGCGGCGGGGCTGGGAGCGCCGGGACGCGGCCCGGCGCCGTGA